The Mucilaginibacter mallensis genome has a segment encoding these proteins:
- a CDS encoding FecR family protein, with translation MLAKELLKKYLEGNCTEEEKAIVETWYVQHRVKTQKALTDAEQTRDIHQIINYLDTRVPGARKVQLWPRIAAAATILLFLSVSGYFLLHKQAGQQLVQNHPYDIAPGGNKAILTSHGRKIILDNAKNGLIATNGSVAVNKKADGLISYDASQASNTNITMVYDTITIPRGGQYQLKMSDGSKVWLNAATILRYPEKFAGKERKIELISGEAYMEVVHNKAMPFKVLVKGQVIEDLGTHFNINAYDDEELIKTTLLEGSVKVNTGGQAFLLKPGQQAQVNATTHLVSVHNVDTEDEIAWKNGLFTFHNASIQTVLRQLARWYDVKIEYEGQIPDRMFSGDIYRNTTALQALDLLSFTKVHFRIEKGADGHSEKKIVVTP, from the coding sequence ATGCTGGCAAAGGAGCTGTTAAAAAAATATCTTGAAGGTAACTGTACTGAAGAAGAAAAAGCCATAGTGGAAACCTGGTATGTTCAGCACCGGGTAAAAACCCAGAAGGCTTTAACAGATGCGGAACAAACCAGGGATATTCATCAAATTATTAATTATTTAGATACCCGGGTTCCGGGCGCAAGGAAGGTGCAGCTTTGGCCGCGAATTGCCGCAGCAGCAACTATCTTATTATTTCTTTCCGTTAGTGGTTATTTTCTGCTGCATAAACAAGCGGGTCAGCAATTGGTACAAAACCATCCATACGATATCGCACCAGGGGGTAACAAAGCCATTTTAACCAGCCATGGGCGAAAAATCATTCTCGATAATGCTAAAAACGGGCTTATTGCTACTAATGGAAGTGTTGCGGTTAACAAAAAAGCAGATGGCCTGATAAGTTATGATGCCTCACAGGCTTCAAACACAAACATCACAATGGTTTACGATACCATAACGATTCCAAGGGGTGGTCAATACCAGCTAAAAATGTCTGATGGCAGTAAAGTTTGGTTAAATGCCGCCACAATCTTGCGTTACCCGGAAAAGTTTGCAGGCAAGGAACGGAAGATTGAATTGATTAGTGGTGAAGCCTATATGGAAGTGGTTCATAATAAAGCTATGCCTTTTAAGGTGCTGGTTAAAGGCCAGGTTATAGAAGATCTTGGCACCCATTTCAATATCAATGCATATGATGATGAAGAGCTCATTAAAACCACTTTATTAGAGGGCAGCGTGAAAGTAAATACCGGCGGGCAGGCTTTTTTGTTAAAGCCCGGTCAGCAAGCTCAAGTCAATGCAACAACCCACCTGGTTAGCGTACACAATGTCGATACAGAAGATGAGATTGCCTGGAAAAATGGGCTCTTCACTTTTCATAATGCTTCAATTCAAACAGTGCTCAGGCAGTTAGCCAGGTGGTATGATGTTAAAATTGAATATGAAGGTCAGATTCCAGACAGGATGTTTTCAGGAGATATATACCGGAATACAACTGCCTTACAGGCTTTGGACCTCCTAAGCTTCACTAAAGTTCATTTCAGGATTGAAAAAGGAGCTGATGGGCATTCCGAAAAGAAAATTGTAGTTACACCCTAA
- a CDS encoding RNA polymerase sigma factor, with product MLKYNPLTDQQLASLLRDGDHGAYKEIYNRYTGILYRHAFAKLQDREEAKDIVQELFITLWDKYEQIDFQTNLAGYLYRMLQNRILNLIAHKKVAAQYIDSLQEFIDHGEAITDHLVRINDLKDLIEKEIAGLPDKMREVFELSRKSYLSHKEIAEKLDISEKTVKNQVNGALKILRKKLGVAIFFLFV from the coding sequence ATGCTTAAGTACAATCCCTTAACCGATCAACAATTGGCATCCTTGCTGAGGGACGGTGACCACGGAGCGTACAAAGAAATCTATAACAGGTATACCGGTATATTGTACAGGCATGCTTTTGCCAAACTTCAGGATCGTGAGGAGGCGAAGGATATTGTTCAGGAATTGTTTATCACTTTGTGGGATAAATATGAGCAAATTGATTTTCAAACCAATTTGGCCGGCTATTTATATCGAATGCTGCAGAACAGAATTTTAAACTTAATAGCGCATAAAAAAGTAGCAGCGCAATATATAGATTCGCTCCAGGAATTTATTGACCATGGAGAGGCTATTACCGATCACCTGGTCCGCATTAACGATTTGAAAGATCTTATAGAAAAAGAAATTGCCGGTCTTCCCGATAAAATGCGTGAAGTATTTGAATTAAGCCGAAAAAGTTATCTTTCACATAAAGAAATTGCAGAAAAATTGGATATTTCCGAAAAAACTGTAAAAAATCAAGTCAACGGCGCTCTGAAAATCCTTAGAAAGAAGCTCGGTGTGGCGATTTTCTTCCTTTTTGTCTGA
- a CDS encoding helix-turn-helix domain-containing protein: MSLVKESREELNLIPQVMHSLINACVGMFASAYHQAENKKQNLLRTDILTEQFKRLLLRHIRTHKSTSDYAESLNISPAYLNEAVKLTTGFTVGFWIQQATITEAKRLLYTTDTTVKEIAYLLGFTDHAYFSRYFSNAAGHSPTEFRLTHRK, encoded by the coding sequence ATGTCACTTGTAAAAGAAAGCCGCGAGGAACTTAATCTTATTCCACAGGTTATGCACTCTTTGATCAATGCCTGCGTTGGTATGTTTGCCTCTGCTTATCATCAAGCAGAAAACAAGAAACAGAATTTGTTAAGAACTGATATTTTAACCGAACAATTTAAGCGATTATTATTACGGCATATTAGAACCCATAAAAGTACATCTGATTATGCTGAATCTTTAAACATCAGTCCTGCTTATCTCAACGAGGCTGTAAAATTGACTACCGGGTTTACAGTAGGCTTTTGGATACAGCAAGCTACTATAACAGAAGCAAAGCGTTTGCTTTATACTACCGATACAACAGTTAAAGAGATTGCCTATCTTTTGGGTTTTACAGATCATGCTTATTTTTCCCGCTATTTCTCTAATGCGGCAGGCCACTCACCAACGGAATTTAGGTTGACCCACCGCAAATAA